Sequence from the Methanocalculus alkaliphilus genome:
CACTGGACTCCTGGAGGGTGTTTGTGCCACAAACCAGGAAGGTATAGCTTAATTATATTGATGGACAGCCGCTTAATGATATGGAGAGGTATGGATGCAGATACCAAACGGGAGAGAGAGATAATGGGAACCTATAATCCGCGTGATGTCGTTATTGCACCATTCCCGTTCCACGATGGCAGGGGGAACAAAAACAGGCCGGCGGTCGTCCTCTCGGCCGGGGATAACCAGCTCCTCCTTGTACCCTGCACAAGCCGGCCGGCAGACAGGATCCCGTCGATCAGGATCGATCTCGACGACTTTGAGGAAGGTGGTCTTGACCTCTTCGATGAGAGCTACATCCTCACCACCGATCAGACCTGGATACCCGTACGAAAGATACTCTCAAAGAAAGGGAGGCTGACAAATGAAGCTTTTATGGAAGTAAAAAGGATAGCCCGGTCCTGAAACTATCCGAGCCTGTCACCGCCAAACTGCTTCATCATCCGGTTCATGGAGAAGCGTCCTCCTCCCTTGAAACCTTTCAATGCCTTCTGCATCATCTTATAATATTTGATGAGCTCCCGGACCTGGTCAACTGACGATCCGGAACCATATGCAATCCGGTGTACCCGGGATGTTCCAAGGACAGATGGATCATCAAGCTCCGCATCCGTCATCGAGTCCATGATCACCCGGTACCGCTGCATCTTCACAGAGGTGACATCATAGACCTCCCCGGGAAGATTCATATTACCGAGAGGAAGCATCGAGAGAACCTGCTTTAACGGACCCATCTTATTGAGGGCTTCAAGCTGTTTGTACATATCACGAAGGGTAAACTTCCCCTTCATCATTGCATTGACATCGAGATCATCGCTCTCGATCACCTCTTCAGCCCGCTCGACGAGGGCACGGAGATCCCCCATCCCAAGCAGCCTCGAGATGAATCCATCGGGATCGAACCGCTCGAGATCGTCGATCGTCTCACCGGAACCGATGAAGACGATGCCCGATCCCGTCTCGGCAACAGCCGAGAGGGCACCGCCACCTTTGGCAGTCCCATCCATCTTCGTGATGATGACCCCATCAATACCGATGGCCTCATGGAATCTCTTCGCCTGATCACGCGCCCCCTGACCAAGGGCCGCATCGATGACGAGCCACCGGTGCGTCGGTTTCGCCACGTCGTTGATCTGCATGATCTCCTCGATGAGATCATCTTCAAGGGCATGGCGGCCGGCAGTATCGACGATGATAACCTCAACATCACGGAGAGCCGTGAGGCCGTCTCTGACGATCTTCAGGGCATCCTTCTCGTTTGGATCGCCATAGACCGGGACATTAATCTTCTTACAGAGGGTCTGAAGCTGAACAAATGCACCTGGCCGGAAGTTGTCGCAGCAGATTGCTCCAACTTTCATCCCTTTCCGCTGAAGATACCGGCAGAGTTTGCCCGTCGTTGTCGTCTTCCCGGAGCCCTGCAGACCTGCCATCAGGATCTTCTGGGGTTTGAGCTCAAGCTCGGTCTCGGGACCCATCAGGGAGACGAGCTCCTGGTAGACGATTCGAAGGACATGATCCTTCACACCCATCCCTTTTGGAAGCTCCTCTTCAAGGGCACGATTCTTGATCGACTGAGAGAGCTGCATCACAAGTTTGACATTGACATCAGACTGGATGAGCGCCCGCTGGAGATCACGTATCAGCTCCTCAACGGCTGCCCTGTCGATAACAGCCTTCCCTGCAAGCTTTTTAACGGCATCTTTGAGAGATGTGGAGAGAGAATCGAGCATCGTTTAATCAGTCCCCCAGGATCGCATCGAGGATGAGATCAGGTGTAAATGGTTTGATATCCGAGTATTCCTGGCCGACCCCGAGGAAGACCAGTGGCTTTCCGATGGTGTAGGCGATGGAGATTGCCGCTCCACCTTTTGGATCCATATCCGCTTTCGTCAGGATGACACCATCAGCGCCGACGGTCCGGTCAAACTCGGCAGCCCGCACAACAGCGTCATTACCTGCCGTCGCCTCATCAACATACAGGATGAGATCCGGCTTCATAACCCGCCTGATCTTCTCAAGCTGACTCATCAGGTTTGCCCGGTTATGGAACCGGCCTGCGGTATCGGCGAGGACAACATCTATGGAATGAGCCCGTGCATACTCAACCGTGTCAAAGAGGACGGCAGACGGATCCGCACCCTCCTGATGGTGAATGAGGCGGACACCTATACGATCTGCATGAACCTGTATCTGTTCGATTGCCCCGGCACGGTAGGTATCACCGGCACCGATGACAACGGAGAAGCCTTCTCTTCGGAGGAGATCGGCGACCTTCGCAATTGATGTCGTCTTTCCGGTTCCATTAACACCTGTGAAGAGGATCTTCACCGGCCGGTCATGTGAACGGATATATGCAGAGATATCAAGGCCATCACCGAGAACCTCACGGAGCGCCTCTCTGAGTGCACCACTGACAATCTCTCCAGGTTCCTGACGGATCTTCCTGTTTGTGCCGACCAGGGAGGCCTTCATATGAGCGATGATCGCATCGGTCACCGGAAGGGCGACATCAGATTCAAGCAGAATCATCTCAAGATCAAAAAGCGGCTCTGCAACATCCTTCTCGGTCAGAACAAACTCACGTTCGACAACAAGTGTTTTGAATTTCTGAAAAAAACCGGTCTTTCGGACGGGCTGCTCCGTCTCCTCAGCCCATCTCTGCTTTGCAGATACGCGCCCCTGCTCATCCTTTTCAGGAGCCGGTGCAGAAACGGTATCTCCTGGTACGGTTTCCACCAGCGGTGCCGGGTCAGGCTCCGGATCTGCCGATGGGATATCTGCCTGTGCAGGAAGAACCGTCTCATCCTCTGCGACAGGTGAACCGGACTCCAAAACAGGCTTAGAATGCGCCTCTATGGAAGCGCCAAGCCTGTTTCGGACATCACGGAGTTTATTCCTGAGTCCTTCAAACATACTCCCCGATCAGCTCCGGCCACGGGACTGGGTCTGACCTGCCTGGTACAGCTGATCAAGGCGTCTTCCAACCTCTGCGGCCTGATTCTGAAGTTTCCCTATCGTCTCGGCAAGGCGTCTCCCCTGAGCCTCCATCTCACTGATCCGATCAGAAAGATACGAGACAGCCTCATCATTGGACTTCTTCACTGACACCCCTGAACCGATGCTGACGATGACAGCATCCGGATCGATGACGCGGGCATGGATGGCTGCGCCGGCACCGATGGGAAGGAGGGTGATGGCATCAGTCGTCTCTTTCAGCCCCTTCAGGCTCTCGATGGCGGCAGCCGACTCCATCCGTGCCTGTTCAACCATCTGGAGCTGCTGTGAGAATAGCTCGATCTGCTGGTTAAACTCGGATAGATACATCTGAAGCGTCTGGAACTCCTGTTCGGGCGTCGGAGTGCGGGTATTACTCTGCATTGACACTCTTTATGCTTTCAATTTTGATTAATCTTCGCTCGAGACGGTGTTTGCTACCGATCAGCGTATAAATGCGCTCTCTCGCCTGTACTTCGTTTGGTGCACCGATGACCTTGGTATATGGCTTCCAGGAATCACCGATCTTCACAGCACCACTCACTTCAAACTCTCTTAACTCCATTCATCTCACCGTAGTAATCCTAAGACGTCTTCCATCCTTCCAAGCTCAAAGCCTGTCGTTGCACCACCGGCGATGAAACCTTTTGAGTTTGCAATCACCCCGGTGCCAACAAGGATTGAACCCATATTGACAGAACCGCATCCGACCGGAAGCGAGGTGAGGGCCTCGACCCGGTCAATCTCATGTTGTGTCGCCCGTGGAGAGAGGAGAACACCTTTGTTCGTCACAACCGATGCCATCCCGACAGTCGGTATCCCGGCTATCTGCATCCGCTCGACGGGAACCTTGAGGAATTCGCTGATTCGATCCATCAGCGTGACCGGCATCTCCGGATGAACAAGGGCAAATTCGTCATTGACAAGAATGACATTGCCGGCAGCATTCATCGTCTCATCCAGGAGCATGACCTCCCCGTACTCCTCGAGCCGACCACGCTCTTCTTCACTGATCATCCCGGAGACCACCATTCCACGGCTGTTTCCCGTAATGAGAGATCCGATGATGGATGTACCTTGCAGGAACATCCGGACAATCTCAACATCAAGGGCTTCTGCTACAGCATCAGCAAAGCTATCGGGGACGGTCTCAGGAAGGATGGCAAACTCTTCAAATGCCCGGGCAAAAACCCCGATATTTGGATCGCCATCGAGGGACAGGGTATATTTCATCTTACTCACCGGCAAGTTCTGCCTGTACCTGGCCGTCAGAGAACTTCATTGCACGGACACGGATCATCCGTGGTGGCTTCTGGCTTCCGCGCTCCCAGACCTTCTCGTTGATATTCCGATCCAGTTTGACGTCCTCTGCCTTCATATGCTTCTCAAGGAATGTCCTGATATCCTTGATGGCGACTTTTGCCCGCTTCCACTTTGGAGCGCGTTTTGCATCCCTGAGCGGAATGTTATAGATCTGTTCCTTTACTGCCTCAACCATTGCCTACACCTTCAGAGTACTGCGTCTCCAGTTACGCCGCTTTGGATGGGACACAACTGCGCGCTTCGTCTTGATCATGACCCATGACGGAACTCTCCGGTTCTGCTGGGCGGCTTTCGCCATTCGAATCTTTCGGCCTTTTGTCAGCTTACTCATTGGTATTCACCAACCTGATCTCGTAATTCTTTTCTCCCGGTGACGAGAGACTGCTGATGATTCTTCGGAAAGATCCCCGACCAGTCGATGCCACGCCGGGTCATCTCATCGCGGATCTCGCGTTCATAATCACCATTCTGAATTTGTGACGTTTCACCATAGACGACGGTGAGCATCTGACCCACCAGTCGTTTTATTTCACGTCTGCCAAACCCAAGAAGGGGGCGTATATATGAGACCCCCGTTCTGTCTTCAAAGCTCTGCACTTCCGCTGGTGTCAGCATCGGCACACGGTCGAGAAACCGTGTGCCATCGGCGACCACCTCATATTCCTGTGCAAGAACACAGAGGGACCGTCGGTGGATCTCATTGATGGCCTCGTTTGGATACCCACACCGATTCAGTATCCCGATAACCTCATCAATGAAACCTGGCGCAAAGGTCATTTTTCTCCAGGGCAATCCCAGAGCCTCTGCCGCCGCCGCGACCTGTGAAACCTCCCGCATCGGGTCAAAGACAAACGTCGCAAGCTCTACTGAATAATCCCGCGACAGCAGGATTGCGGCAAGGCTGCTGTCCTTACCACCACTGTAGAGCATACCAACCTTCATCCTACCCGTCGGATTTTGAAGTCTTTCTTCTGCGGCACCAGTTGTGCGAGGAGCTGTTTGAGCTGTGCATCAGTGATCTTCTGTGTACTGGAGAGGCGCCCCTGCTGGGCAAGCATGACAAGCTGCTGCTCTACAGCACGTGCAAAGTCGGGTTTTGTCAGCTTGATGGTGTTTAACCGCTCACGTGCTTCAGGCTCAAGAACCTGCATGAGCACCATCTGGATCTGCTGTTCGACCTGACGCTGGCGCTCGGCCTCATGCTCCTCACTCTGCTGTTGTTGTTGAAGCTGTGCAAGCCGGCGCTGCCGGAGTTCGGCTAACTCATCGTCTCCCATGGAAGCGTCACCTCAGTACTTTTCAAGGCCGGGAGCCTTCGAAACAGCCTCATCTTTGAGACTGTATGCAGCCCGGTCAAGGAATGAACGGCCTGCGGGCGATACCTTCCGGCCACCGGCTGCCTTCTCAAGAAGACCGGCAGCCTCAAGCTGCTGGAAGATCTTCCTGGCGATTGATCCACTTCCTTTTCTGAAGCGGGAGGGTCTGGAACCCCGGTTCTGGGCTCCCCCATAGACACTCCGAAGTCTCTCAACGCCGACAGGACCGTCGACGTATACACGGCGCAGAACTGCTGCTGCGCGGAAATACCACCAGTCGGTGTTCTCTGGGGGCATCTCTTTATGAACTCCCGTCTTCACATACTCCGCCCATTCGGGTGCCTGGATCTCAGGTTTCTCCTTAAGATCCAGAGCGACCTTCCTGATGAGGAGATCAGCCGGGACATCAAATACCGTAGTCATGGTCTTTTCCTCACTGCTGTGTTTCACTAACAGTCTTTACTTATAAGCTGGCTCTATTGATATAAATTTCGAGGTCATGGGAGAAGAAGAGTCACCCTCTCTTCTTTGCAATCACCATCATCCGGCCACGGGTGGCAACAACAACCCCGCCTGTCCCTTCAACGATCGCCTCGGGATCGATTGAAGCGTTCTTCAGCCACTTGACCTTGATGATCGTTCTCACTTCCAGCTGTGATCTGATCTCCTGGGTAACCTCAGGAGTGATCCCCTGCTTTCCCACCCAGATCGTCGGTTTCAACGTCTGGATAGCTGATGTATCATACTTTTCCGTTATGCTCTTTCACCACCGGATAGCGTCGCTGATCCCGACAGAGAAGACAGGTTACAATCACCTTTCCATGCTGAATCCTGACCCGGGCAGTCCGGCCCGGTACCAGATATCCATAGCAGGTGCGACAGAACTGCCTCCTGTATCGTTTCGGCATTCGTAATCTCTGTTTCATTGCAATGCGTCGTGCAAGAGCAATGCACCGTTCTGCACGGCCGGTATCTCCATCTGCCCATTCTGCTGCCTGTGCAAAGAGAATATCGATGCGTTCCCGTGCGATCCGTTTCCCATTTCCCGGACGAAGTTTCTCTGCCATACCATCCACACCCGGAAAAGCCGTTTATTCTGCTTCATCAGAGATAAAGACCCGCCGCCCGTCAATCGTCAGGCGCCCCTCACAGAAGAGGGAGACGGCCTTCGGCAGCGCCTCATGCTCAAGCGTGAGGATTCGATCAGAGAGGGTTGATTCATCATCATCTTCGCTAACATCACACCAGCGCTGAAGGATAATGGGGCCGGTATCTGTACCCTCATCCACAAAATGTACCGTGCAGCCGGATAGGCGGACACCATACTCGATTGCCTGGCGGTGTGCATTCAGCCCGGCAAATGAAGGAAGGAGTGAAGGGTGGATATTGATGATCCTTCCGGCATACTCCCTGATGATGGACGAGCCAAGAATCCTCATGTACCCTGCAAGCACGATCAGATCGGGGTTCAATGATCGAAGAACAGCAGAAAGTTCCGCCTCATACTCATCCCTTGACCGGAACTCCTGATAATTGATAGTAATGACCGGGATACGCTGCCTCTCTGCCCTCACGGCAGCAAGTGTTCCGTTGCGATCAACGATGAGCCCAACACACCGGCCCGCAATCTTCCCCTCTGCAATCGCAGAGGCGACGGCAAGGAAGTTCGATCCCCTTCCCGATGCAAGCACGACGATGCGTTTCATACCATACCTATGGGTCGCTCATATCGTTAAGGATTCGCTACCACCAGGCTGCTTCCTGAAGATAAGTTTCACCTTCAGGATCTGCCTCCCCCGCATCTGGGTGACGATCAGCCGGGCAGATATCTCAGGGATCTCAAAGGACTCGCCAAGGTGGGGGATGTGGCCGAGACGGGTGAAGACGAGCCCCCCCACCGTCTCATAGCAGTCAGGCTCAAGTGGAAGGGGAGATTCAAGGATCTCATTGACATCCTCAACCCACGCCTGGGCATCGATCATATAGATGCCATCACCGAGTTTCTGAACCTCCTCTTCTTCCGTGTCAAACTCATCAAGGATATCGCCAACGAGTTCCTCAAGGATATCCTCGATTGTGACGACGCCGGCAAAACTCCCATACTCATCAAGGATGATTGCAATATGGGTCTGTTTAAACTGAAGCTCCTTGAGGAGATCATCGATCTTTTTGGACTCCGGAACAAAATACGCCTCATGGATAATATCCGGTATCTCCGTCTCTGATTCTCCGGAGTGGACCGCCCTGAAGACATCTTTCACATTCAGAATGCCGATGATATTCTCTTTCTGCGTATGATACACAGGAATCCGGGAGAATCCTGTCTCATGAAAGATATCCAGTGTCTCCTCGAGGTTTTTTGTATCATCAATCATGACCACATCCGGCCGGGGTGTCATCACGACACGGGCGGTTGTGTCCCCGAACCGGAAGACCGAGAAGAGCATCTCACGTTCATTCTCTTCTATTGCACCAGTCTCTTCACCGACATCGATCCATTCCTTGATCTCCTCTTCCGTCACCTCCTGATGGTAGGAAGCATCATCACGGGCATGAGCCTTCCGAATAATATCATTGAGCCAGAGGACCGGGGTGAGGATCTTCTGAAGGACCAGAATCGGGCGGGCAACAAAGAGGGCAAATGAGTCAACACGCTTTGAAGCATAGGTTTTTGGACCGATCTCCCCGATGACGAGCATCAGGATGACGACAACACCTGTTGCGATCCCCACCCCGGCATCTCCGAAATAGTCAATTGCAATCGCCGTTGCCAGGGTCGCCGCAGATACATTGACGACATTGTTCCCAATCAGGATCGTGATCAGAAGATGATCGGTGTTCTCCTTGAGTTTTGCAAGGGCAACAGCACTTTTGCTCCCTTCAGCGAGGAGGGTGCGGACCTTTGCCTTGTTAATTGCTATAAGAGCAACCTCGGATCCGGAGAAGAAACCAGATAAGAAGAGGCAGATAAAAAAGAGGGTAAAATGGAGTGCATCAGCCGCCATCAACTATCACCCCGTTCTGACGCTCTTCGTGAAGTATCGTTCATGGTTGCTTCGTGTAATCATTCTCTGGAGTTGAGAAATGATAAATATACCTGTTTGTGCCATGCTTCCCGGAAAGAGTCAGCCTCCCTTGAGAGGATGGCAATCTTCTCATCAAATCCTGGTGCCTCCGGGAAACCGAGATCTTCTATCTCGAAAATGACGGGACCGTCATACCCATATCTCCTCAATAGTCCGGCCAGCTCATTCATTCCACCGGTCAGGGTGAGGGGGTGATGCATGGATGAGCCTGAGGCATCACTTGCATGCACATTGACAAGACGATCCCCACAGAGTGAGAGGAACGCATCAGGAGATGAGGGGCCGCTCATCAGGGCATGGGCATAGTCGAAGGTAAAGAAGAGGTTCGGATACTCATCCAGCACGCTCCGGACAGCCTCAGGTGTTGTCAGGAGGGCGTTTACCTTCGGCTCCATATTCTCTACCGCAACTGCAACGGAGAGGCCCTGGGAAACCCGCTCAACTGCCTCCATGTAGTGTGCAAACCGATCCATGTCAGCCCTGCTCGGAGGCCGTTTCGCCGTCCTCCTGCCTGGATGAATCGTAACAACACCGGCACCGAGGTGCTCCGCAATCCGGATGGCTGAACAGGCAGTCTCAACCGATACCGTGGCGACTTCGGGGTTGACTGAGACCGGATTCAGATCAAGGACGGGGGCATGAACGGTGATCGGAACAAGTGACGGATAGTCGGCTGTCACCGCCTCAAGGCTCTTCAGCTTCCTCCCGGTCGTCCAGAACGATGGTGTTTCAAGCCAGAATTCAATCGTATCAAGACCTGATGCGACAATTCCCGAAAAGACAGAATGAAGGGCATACTCATGAAAGAACATGCTTGAAGCACCGAGCCGGACCATACGCAGATTCTTCACATCCGGACACAAATAGATTCCCATGCCCGGTGGTGAGCAGGCAACCCTTCTATCGGATGAGCCGGAGATCCTCTCCGTCGTCGATCTCTCCCGCATCATCAGGGAGAGGCTTGACACACCAGAACTCCGGGGGGTACGGGTCAGGGGTGAGGTGACCAATTACCGGCTCCACTCATCCGGTCATATGTACTTTTCACTCTCCGACAGAGGAGAGAACGGGGATGCGGCAATCGACTGTGTAATATGGCGCCGTGCCGCACAGAAGATCAGGATCCCGCCCGAAAACGGCATGGATGTTATCGTCACCGGCTATATCGATCACTATCCCCCGTATGGGAAGACACAGTTCATCGGAAATGAACTCATCCATGCAGGAGCCGGGGAAAAATATCTCCTCCTTGAACGATGGAGGCAGGAGCTGGCGAAGGAAGGCTGTTTCCTCGAATCCGAAAAGAAGCCTCTTCCCCCGTATCCCGCCCGTATCGGGGTCGTCACCTCAAGGACCGGGGCAGTCCTCCAGGATATCAGAAATATCCTTTCACGAAGGTTCCCGGTCGATCTCATCCTTTCACCGACACAGGTTCAGGGTGAATATGCCCATAGTGATATCTCAGCTGCGATAACCCGGCTGGATGGGCATGTGGATGTGATCATCGTTGCCCGTGGCGGGGGGAGCTTCGAGGATCTCTTCTGCTTCAACCATCCGGATGTCATTCGGGCAATCGCTGCCTGTTCAACCCCGATCATCTCAGCCATCGGCCATGAAGTGGATGTTACCCTCTCAGACCTTGCCAGTGATCTGCGGGCGCCGACCCCGTCTGCCGCCGCCGAACTCGTCGTCGCTGACCGGGCCCGGCTCCTGATTGAGCTTCAGGACAGGAGGGAGTCCATGCAGACAACCCTCCTTGACCGGATAGAGAGGTGCAGAGACGATCTGGAGGAACTCAGGCTCCGGATCATCAGCAGGAGATTAGAGCGGCGTCTCAGCGATATGAGACAGACCTCCTCGGACCTGCTGGAGCGGCTTCAGCGAGGGATGGCAGTCCGTCTTCAGAGGGAGAAGAGAGAGCTTGAGCACCTTACAACACAAATCCATGCCGCTGACAGCCGTGCACCCCTCAGACGAGGATATACCCTCCTCTTTGCTGAAGGAGAACTGATCAGATCAGCCGCTGAGCTGAAGAGAAGCGATACAGTAACGATCTACTTCTCAGATGGAGAGGCAGGGGCGACGATAACCGAGGTACACCATGACAGAGACATATGAAGAGATGGTAAAACGACTCCGTGAGATAGCACGGAGGCTTGAGGATCCGGATACACCCCTTGACGAGAGCATCAGGCTGTATCAGGATGGTATTGACCTGATCAAAAAGTGTGAATCATTCCTCTCAGACGCAGAACTTCGCATCCTCGAGATGACAGAAGAGTAGAGGGTCAGTCTACCCCTTCTGCAATAAGAATGACCTCCATCGCTGCACCGGAGGAGAGTGCCGCTATCAGCTCCTCCGGAAGGGTGCGCGCCACGAAATCTGACCTGATGCCGATTGTACGGCCGCAGACAAAGTCGCTTCTTCTCCAGACAAAATCTGTCGGATGATCGAGTGCCATCCGGGCAGATCCCTCTGACCGTATCTCACAGACGATACCCTCAACAGAGAGGATGGTCCGGAGAATCGTACGATCATCGGAGAGGAGATCACAAAAGGCATCTGAAAGGTCAATAAGAGATGCATCTGCTGAAATCCCGATGATACAATCACCTTTCAGGGTCATCTCGTCCTCAGTCGTGATCATAAATGTGGTCGGATGGCGGCCGGTTACATTGGCATGGCCCCGGCACTGAATGACTTCCCTGATCTCCATTGTTTAAGAGTCTCTATGTACTATCTATAGAGCATGTCGATATCGATCAGATGCCCTGGGTGTGAAGAGGAGACCGACCACGATATCGTTCGTGATGGATCACCCGCCACGGTACGCTGCTGTGAGTGTGATCACATACACCGCATCACCATTACAATCCCTGCCATACGTGAGATCCCTGCCATCGTCAGTAGCGAGGCTGAGTCAAAGAAAGGAGTCATAGAGCTTACAGATGATGAGCTGGTGAACGTCGGGGACACATTTGTCGCTGATGTCGGAGACGATATCTTTGGTGTCGAGGTGACCGGAATCGAGATCGGCCCTGCAAGGCGGAGGAGGGCTTCTGTAAAGGATATCACCTGCCTCTGGACGAGGGTGGTCGATACGGTCATTATCCGGGCATCACTCCATAAAGGGGCGACAACGATACCACTCTACGAAGCCGTGGATGGAGAGACTGCCTATACCATCGGGGAGATCACCGATGTCGGAGGACGTCAGTTCCGTGTAACCCGGATAAAAATGAGGGATGGACAGGTTATCAGAAAGCCGGGCTCCTATGCCGAGGCACGTTTTATCAAACGAATCTATGGTGAACGGTCATGATCGAATCAGGCAGGAAACTCACGACTTTAGTCGTGAGAGGAATGCCGATTGCCTGGTGTCGGTATAGTGTGTTGTTCTCCATGCTATTCTGGTCAGGATTGTGCAGTCTGTTGGTTTAGCAGATTGCGTTAATCGTTTTCCTGTTCTGAAATGGTGTAATGAGAGTCGTTCTTTGATTGAACCTCCTATATAGGATAAACCGTGTTTGAAATGGTTGACTAATGTTCCACGGATTAGGTTCAGAGAGATCGTTCCTCCATAAGGTTTTCTGATCCCTCCTGTTTCGGGTTGGAGTCGGTGGAGTTGACGACGATGGAACCTGATCGGAGTCCAATAAAATAAACCTCGTTCTGTTGGTTGTTTGGCTCCGGAAACGTCTGCCGCCATAACCCAGGCATCTACTGCATGAGAGGAGAAGACAGGTTTCTTCTTCTGAGAGGTCTTTCTGAGGTTGAATCGATCCCGGAGGTCTTTGGTTTCATATCCGGTACGAAGATGGAGATCGAGGTTGAGAGATCGGATTGTACGGTAAAACCATTGTTTACCCACCTCTAAAGGAGAGAAGTTGGAGTTCCATTGTTTGCAGTTCTTTTTGGTTACTGCGGCAATATCTTCGACAGCAACATCTGTCAGAGGGATGATCTTTTGGAGCTGTGTTACAATCCGGAGTTTGGCGTTCCATCTGGCGCGAGTACTCGG
This genomic interval carries:
- a CDS encoding HVO_0476 family zinc finger protein, producing MSISIRCPGCEEETDHDIVRDGSPATVRCCECDHIHRITITIPAIREIPAIVSSEAESKKGVIELTDDELVNVGDTFVADVGDDIFGVEVTGIEIGPARRRRASVKDITCLWTRVVDTVIIRASLHKGATTIPLYEAVDGETAYTIGEITDVGGRQFRVTRIKMRDGQVIRKPGSYAEARFIKRIYGERS
- a CDS encoding DUF371 domain-containing protein — encoded protein: MEIREVIQCRGHANVTGRHPTTFMITTEDEMTLKGDCIIGISADASLIDLSDAFCDLLSDDRTILRTILSVEGIVCEIRSEGSARMALDHPTDFVWRRSDFVCGRTIGIRSDFVARTLPEELIAALSSGAAMEVILIAEGVD
- the xseB gene encoding exodeoxyribonuclease VII small subunit — translated: MTETYEEMVKRLREIARRLEDPDTPLDESIRLYQDGIDLIKKCESFLSDAELRILEMTEE
- a CDS encoding hemolysin family protein; this translates as MAADALHFTLFFICLFLSGFFSGSEVALIAINKAKVRTLLAEGSKSAVALAKLKENTDHLLITILIGNNVVNVSAATLATAIAIDYFGDAGVGIATGVVVILMLVIGEIGPKTYASKRVDSFALFVARPILVLQKILTPVLWLNDIIRKAHARDDASYHQEVTEEEIKEWIDVGEETGAIEENEREMLFSVFRFGDTTARVVMTPRPDVVMIDDTKNLEETLDIFHETGFSRIPVYHTQKENIIGILNVKDVFRAVHSGESETEIPDIIHEAYFVPESKKIDDLLKELQFKQTHIAIILDEYGSFAGVVTIEDILEELVGDILDEFDTEEEEVQKLGDGIYMIDAQAWVEDVNEILESPLPLEPDCYETVGGLVFTRLGHIPHLGESFEIPEISARLIVTQMRGRQILKVKLIFRKQPGGSESLTI
- the xseA gene encoding exodeoxyribonuclease VII large subunit, which encodes MPGGEQATLLSDEPEILSVVDLSRIIRERLDTPELRGVRVRGEVTNYRLHSSGHMYFSLSDRGENGDAAIDCVIWRRAAQKIRIPPENGMDVIVTGYIDHYPPYGKTQFIGNELIHAGAGEKYLLLERWRQELAKEGCFLESEKKPLPPYPARIGVVTSRTGAVLQDIRNILSRRFPVDLILSPTQVQGEYAHSDISAAITRLDGHVDVIIVARGGGSFEDLFCFNHPDVIRAIAACSTPIISAIGHEVDVTLSDLASDLRAPTPSAAAELVVADRARLLIELQDRRESMQTTLLDRIERCRDDLEELRLRIISRRLERRLSDMRQTSSDLLERLQRGMAVRLQREKRELEHLTTQIHAADSRAPLRRGYTLLFAEGELIRSAAELKRSDTVTIYFSDGEAGATITEVHHDRDI
- a CDS encoding sugar phosphate isomerase/epimerase family protein, yielding MVRLGASSMFFHEYALHSVFSGIVASGLDTIEFWLETPSFWTTGRKLKSLEAVTADYPSLVPITVHAPVLDLNPVSVNPEVATVSVETACSAIRIAEHLGAGVVTIHPGRRTAKRPPSRADMDRFAHYMEAVERVSQGLSVAVAVENMEPKVNALLTTPEAVRSVLDEYPNLFFTFDYAHALMSGPSSPDAFLSLCGDRLVNVHASDASGSSMHHPLTLTGGMNELAGLLRRYGYDGPVIFEIEDLGFPEAPGFDEKIAILSREADSFREAWHKQVYLSFLNSRE
- a CDS encoding RRXRR domain-containing protein; its protein translation is MRIPVLDTNKTPLMPTTPTRARLLLKQGKARPYWNKLGIFCIILTYQVNPDNQPLVIGIDPGSSFEGWSIVGTQETVLNGMSETPKHVEKAVETRRTMRRSRRYRHCWRRPARFRNRLKNRSSIPPSTRARWNAKLRIVTQLQKIIPLTDVAVEDIAAVTKKNCKQWNSNFSPLEVGKQWFYRTIRSLNLDLHLRTGYETKDLRDRFNLRKTSQKKKPVFSSHAVDAWVMAADVSGAKQPTERGLFYWTPIRFHRRQLHRLQPETGGIRKPYGGTISLNLIRGTLVNHFKHGLSYIGGSIKERLSLHHFRTGKRLTQSAKPTDCTILTRIAWRTTHYTDTRQSAFLSRLKS